A single genomic interval of Tistrella mobilis harbors:
- a CDS encoding class I adenylate-forming enzyme family protein, whose amino-acid sequence MTSQAPVVHGRGEPRPAFGSVLAAFDHAVTQHAETTALIHRGRSLDYAAEGRAVAELAGWIEAAGFGGRSVVLLIPNGIEYHIAYFAVLYAGATPVLLNPLYPAPALEPLFADAEPALVLTVPETAEAARALMPRFGHRVLVLGEGDFTPDALAARGPAVWVPRQASPQAPAALMFTGGTTGISKAIVHSHRAMMDAILRIDWGWPTRAQGEVWLPVAPMFHIYGWLFGVGNPVHAAATLVIPDRFQPDHVVDLIARHRVTVFGGGPPAIYQGLMAAQDFETADLSSLAVCGGGGAPFPVEVLKRWKDRTGVDIAEGYGMTEIAPIAVNTDSFGRKAGSVGKPVPDVAIRIADLNDWSRELPTGEAGEVCVRGPHALTGYRNRPDETAATIRDGWVLTGDIGFVDAEGFLTITDRKKDVILVKGFNVFPREVEEVIHQHPDVRGVGVVSLPDARSGERIIAFVVVDPYAETGVAELVAHCKARLVAYKVPAEIRLIEDLPLTPARKLDRIALRRQAAEAAEAAA is encoded by the coding sequence ATGACGTCGCAGGCTCCGGTCGTTCACGGCCGTGGAGAGCCCCGGCCGGCCTTCGGGTCCGTGCTGGCGGCTTTCGACCACGCCGTCACCCAACATGCTGAAACAACGGCACTCATTCACCGCGGGCGCAGCCTGGATTATGCGGCCGAGGGCCGCGCGGTCGCGGAACTCGCAGGCTGGATCGAGGCCGCGGGTTTTGGTGGCCGCAGCGTGGTGCTGCTGATCCCCAACGGGATCGAGTATCACATCGCATACTTTGCAGTCTTGTATGCCGGCGCCACGCCGGTGCTGCTGAACCCGCTCTATCCCGCGCCGGCGCTGGAGCCGCTGTTCGCCGATGCCGAGCCGGCGCTGGTGCTGACGGTGCCCGAGACGGCCGAGGCCGCCCGCGCGCTGATGCCCCGCTTCGGCCACCGGGTTCTGGTGCTGGGCGAGGGCGATTTCACCCCCGACGCCCTGGCAGCCCGCGGGCCGGCGGTCTGGGTGCCGCGCCAGGCCTCGCCCCAGGCGCCGGCCGCGCTGATGTTCACCGGCGGCACCACCGGCATTTCCAAGGCCATCGTTCACAGCCACCGGGCGATGATGGATGCGATCCTGCGCATCGACTGGGGCTGGCCGACCCGCGCCCAAGGCGAGGTCTGGCTGCCGGTCGCGCCGATGTTCCACATCTATGGCTGGCTGTTCGGGGTTGGCAATCCCGTCCATGCCGCGGCGACCCTGGTGATCCCCGATCGTTTTCAGCCCGATCATGTCGTCGATCTGATCGCGCGTCACCGCGTGACGGTCTTCGGCGGCGGGCCGCCGGCGATCTATCAGGGGCTGATGGCGGCGCAGGATTTCGAAACCGCCGACCTCTCTTCGCTTGCGGTCTGCGGCGGCGGCGGCGCGCCCTTCCCGGTGGAGGTGCTGAAGCGCTGGAAAGACCGGACCGGCGTCGATATCGCCGAAGGCTATGGCATGACCGAGATCGCGCCGATCGCGGTCAATACCGACAGTTTCGGCCGCAAGGCCGGCTCGGTCGGCAAGCCGGTGCCGGATGTCGCGATCCGCATCGCCGACCTGAACGACTGGTCGCGGGAACTGCCGACGGGCGAGGCGGGCGAGGTCTGCGTGCGCGGGCCGCACGCGCTGACCGGATACCGCAACCGCCCGGACGAGACCGCGGCCACCATCCGCGACGGCTGGGTGCTGACCGGCGATATCGGCTTTGTCGATGCCGAAGGCTTCCTGACCATCACCGACCGCAAGAAGGACGTGATCCTGGTCAAGGGTTTCAACGTCTTCCCGCGCGAGGTGGAAGAGGTCATCCACCAGCATCCGGATGTGCGGGGGGTCGGCGTGGTCAGCCTGCCCGATGCGCGGTCGGGTGAACGGATCATCGCCTTCGTGGTGGTCGATCCCTATGCCGAGACCGGTGTGGCGGAGCTGGTGGCGCATTGCAAGGCGCGGCTGGTCGCCTACAAGGTCCCGGCCGAGATCCGCCTGATCGAGGATCTGCCGCTGACCCCGGCCCGCAAGCTGGACCGCATCGCGCTCCGCCGCCAGGCGGCGGAAGCGGCCGAAGCTGCGGCCTGA
- a CDS encoding TRAP transporter small permease — protein sequence MTALIRMVRGLTDRIAMATLMLMALVTFIDVAGRVLFNEPLGFAYEMIGVLLGLATYAGLYATQLHRGHIAIDLLEDRYRRWPRFDAVRGALVWLVEALFWGLVAAWITRQAGTSMAYGETFLFLPVAKHVPLYALAVLAWLAFAGHLARGWLTVTGRSLAPGAGKAEQVG from the coding sequence ATGACCGCCCTGATCCGCATGGTGCGCGGCCTGACCGACCGGATCGCCATGGCCACGCTGATGCTCATGGCCCTGGTCACCTTCATCGACGTCGCCGGCCGGGTGCTGTTCAACGAGCCGCTGGGCTTCGCCTACGAGATGATCGGCGTGCTGCTGGGCCTTGCCACCTATGCCGGGCTCTACGCCACCCAGCTGCATCGCGGCCATATCGCGATCGACCTGCTGGAGGATCGCTATCGGCGCTGGCCGCGTTTCGATGCGGTTCGGGGCGCTCTGGTCTGGCTGGTGGAGGCGCTGTTCTGGGGGCTGGTCGCCGCCTGGATCACCCGCCAGGCCGGCACCTCCATGGCCTATGGCGAAACCTTCCTCTTCCTGCCGGTTGCGAAGCATGTGCCGCTCTATGCGCTGGCGGTGCTGGCCTGGCTGGCCTTTGCCGGCCATCTCGCCCGCGGCTGGCTGACCGTCACCGGCCGTAGCCTCGCACCCGGGGCCGGCAAAGCGGAGCAGGTCGGATGA
- a CDS encoding TRAP transporter substrate-binding protein: MKMQGLKRAGLRLGLATAGAVIAMTAAAMAEPVVLRYNQWFPTGHWSQTEGLYPWFAEIEAATEGRVKVEPSAKPIAPPNRNYQAVVDGVADLAWGPHGYTPGVFPLTEMVELPFITEDAGKSSVAFWRLWENFFAPTGMQGDVVTLAMHVTSGGNIHMRETAVESLADLKAQKIRVPTPTVGRVLKDVGAVPVSGSLGELREMLSRGIIDGTAISDELVTGFKVEQYVKHVTRIPGGLYSNAAFVIVNKAKWEKISEADRAAILKLSGETLSEKMGALWHKHDLIAREAIKAELGDAYRDASPAFLAELKAAFQPAEVAWLEQAAKLGIDGGGALNFYRAELARSGGN, translated from the coding sequence ATGAAGATGCAAGGTCTCAAACGCGCCGGCCTCAGACTTGGTCTCGCCACCGCCGGCGCCGTGATCGCGATGACCGCGGCGGCCATGGCCGAGCCGGTGGTGCTGCGTTACAACCAGTGGTTCCCGACCGGCCATTGGTCGCAGACCGAGGGTCTGTATCCCTGGTTCGCCGAGATCGAGGCGGCCACCGAAGGCCGGGTGAAGGTGGAGCCCTCGGCCAAGCCGATCGCGCCGCCGAACCGCAATTATCAGGCGGTGGTCGACGGGGTCGCCGATCTCGCCTGGGGCCCCCATGGCTACACCCCCGGCGTGTTTCCGCTGACCGAAATGGTGGAACTGCCCTTCATCACCGAGGACGCCGGCAAAAGCTCGGTCGCCTTCTGGCGGCTCTGGGAGAACTTTTTCGCGCCCACCGGCATGCAGGGCGATGTTGTGACGCTGGCGATGCACGTCACCTCGGGCGGCAACATCCATATGCGTGAGACCGCGGTCGAAAGCCTGGCCGATCTCAAGGCGCAGAAGATCCGCGTGCCCACCCCCACCGTCGGCCGGGTGCTGAAGGATGTGGGCGCGGTGCCGGTTTCGGGGTCGCTGGGTGAACTGCGCGAGATGCTCTCCCGCGGCATCATCGACGGCACCGCGATTTCCGACGAGCTGGTGACCGGTTTCAAGGTCGAACAGTATGTGAAGCATGTCACCCGCATCCCCGGCGGGCTTTATTCCAACGCCGCCTTCGTCATCGTTAACAAGGCGAAGTGGGAGAAGATTTCGGAAGCCGATCGCGCCGCCATCCTGAAGCTGTCGGGCGAGACGCTGTCGGAAAAGATGGGCGCCCTCTGGCACAAACACGATCTGATCGCGCGTGAGGCCATCAAGGCCGAACTGGGCGATGCCTATCGCGATGCCAGCCCGGCCTTCCTTGCCGAGTTGAAGGCCGCTTTCCAGCCGGCCGAGGTGGCGTGGCTGGAACAGGCCGCGAAGCTCGGCATCGACGGCGGCGGCGCGCTCAACTTCTACCGCGCCGAACTGGCCCGCAGCGGGGGCAATTGA